From the genome of Aspergillus oryzae RIB40 DNA, chromosome 4:
CTTCGTCGTATGGATACCCAACTCACCCAGAACAGGCACCATCTGCTCCAGTAGCAGCGTCGAGAGACGCGGATACGGGAATGATGCGAAGTCAGAGGATAGCGAGGTCGTGTTCGATGAGCTGATGTGGTGGAATGAGGGGATGAGGTTTTCCCGGAGGGTGGTTGTTAGACGGGAAATGTAGGTTTCGAgcttgttgggttgggttttggattgagattgaggagaCGGGGAGGGGGTGTTTGTGTAGGTTGTTTtttggagggtgaggagggcTGGGTAGGCCTCTTTTAGGAGGTCTATGGAGTCGGGCTCTGGGGTTATggtggggagggagaggaggcaGGGTTTTAGGGCGTCTTCGAAGACGGAGGTTAGGTTTGTGCGGTGGAGGATTGGGGATTTGGTTTGTTGGATTGGGGTTAGGAGGTTTCTGAGGAGGGTGCAGCCTTTTGTTTTGATGGCGCTTGTGTCGTCGTCTATTAGTGCTAGGATAGGGGGGACTAGTAAGGGAAAATGGGTTTCaaggttggtttggttggtgggctggggttgttgttagTGGTGTTGAGTATCATTTGGGGGGGGTgaggggagaggaggagaggagggcgtACTTTATATTGCTGGATTATCCAGGAGAGGACGGCTGTGGCGTAAATATCTTGGatcttccatggcttggTTTCTGGGTCTAGGATGCCAGCGTCGAATCGGGGTAATGGGACTGGATGGAAGTTCTTGCGCCCAGCGGAGGTGATGGCTGGGTTTCTGGTTTTTGCGAAGAGGGGTCTGATTCTGTCTTTGAGGATCTTTTCGATTACGGACCAGAATGTAGTATTCGATTCTTTGTTGGTAGCAGTTGTTGAAGCGAACGCGTTCAGTAATGTAGTCGCATATGTGAATGCTTCTTGAGTTGTCCACGGATCTTCCGTAGATGAGAAGCTGGCTAATGCAATGACAATGTCTGCTACATTCTCCGCTTTGGATACTGGCAGTGATTCAGACAACGTGGCAAGCACTGACAAGGCGATCCTCGACCTTAGTTGGTCTTCCAGGATAACATCATTCTTCTCTATATGACAGTTAGAACAGCAATCGGTTAAATCAAACTGAATCTTAGCTCACCATCCGATGTTTCTTCTATCTGAGCATAGACTGGAGACGGAAGTGCAGCATCACTTGCCCAGGAATAGATACTGTTTGCAGCATGCTCATCAGCACGGCACAGATCCTTCGGACCCCGGGCCTTGAAAAAGTTATAGGCGACGAGGAGGCTTTCGCATATCTAAGGCATCATTAGTATATTCTTATACTTAGCATGATCCATGTTGGTATTTACTTACTTCTAGATTGCTTGAATTCCCTTGCGATGACACATCCTGCCATAACAGATCTAATTCTTCAGGAAGCGCAATATTTACTACCTGCGCTTCTGGGAAAGTGGACGAAGTCGAATCCCGCTGTGATAGCGCCTCACGGCACGCCCGCCGAAGTTCTTCCATTAAGGTTGATTACTAGCAGTTTACTCGTACACATTCAATCCTTCTGGTAAGAAGAAAGGGTGGGAAAGATTAAACCGAGGAAATGCGAGGGATACTATATGTAAATGAGCATTTGATATTGGTTTACATAATAAGTGTGATTGCGAGACCCAAGGCAGGCGGTGTAAACTAGCAGTAATTATTGTTTCACGTGATCTGGCAAAAGGTATGTCGTCATTGCTGACTGGCTTGGCCAAGACAATCACTGCATCCTTTGTATTGCCGACGAACACTCGATGAACAAGGGAATTAGCGGGGGGAAAAATCAGGTTTCATAGATTAAGCATATATTAACTATGCGGATTCAACACACCCAAGGTGCTAAACCCAGTTAACAGTCATAAACATCATTACATCTTGTTTACCAGGTATCTCCAATGCTCAGATCTCTCCTTCTGGGTCGTGCTTCATCCTTTCTTAGCTGGGGCTCCGCGCACCGGTAGACCAGCAGCTTGATACAAAGCATCAATGCACTCCATCTGGCAAATGCTATCCTCGCCGGGGATCCAGTATGTGGGTGTCTTGCCTCTGACGGCATCGACGAACGCCTCCAACTGCCATCGGTAGGTACTCCAGTGCGAGCTGCCCCCTTTGCCGCCGGTAGTCGTAACATTGCCCCACAAAGGACCTCCTTTGTACTGTTTGTGGTAACGCGTCTGGCCTGTTGTCTTGTCAGTGACAGAGATATAATGATACAGATGTGGCATCATCGCATtgtagaagaagatgatagCCCTCTCAGTCTCCACTTCAATTGAAGGCAACTCCCAGAAACGCGGAACAACGCCAACAACCCATTGCCGCTCCATGTCAGTGTAGATCTGGCTATGGACCTCAGTATCCTGGGGTCCGACAAAAGTCAAATAGGCGTACATGGCCGCGTCGACGCGCGGATCGTCGCTGGAGACGCGGGCAGTGACCGAGTTGATGGCTTTAGGGTGCCGCGCGCGAAGAGCGTAGCGAGTGAATGATAGGGCATATGTCATGTCCATCGCGGAACCACCTGAACGATATCAGAGCAAGCGATGATAGAAGCATTCAAGGGCTGAAGCTCGTACCACCAAGGTCATATTGCCATCGAATATCTTCCTTTGGCACACCGGGACTAGCAGTCATCACGGCCTTTGTCCGCAAGATCCTGCCGTGCTGGCCGGACTCTAAAATATGTCGCCATGCATGTGCTGCTGGGTGGAATTGCCAGTGGAACTTTGGTGCATTAGGTTACCCATTAGTTTCTAATTGAGGTGTCGACATAGACCTACAGCTTCTTCGAGAGTcaatcctttctctttggctAGGCTCACTAAACCCTTTGCTTCATCTGCATTCGATGTGAACGGCTTCTCACAAAGCACGTGTTTGCCAGCCTGGAGGGCCTTTGAAGTCCATTCATAATGCTGCCCATTAGGGGTGGACACATATACAATATCCACAGCAGGGTCATCCAAGAGTTCCTGGTACGACCCATAAGATTTGGTGATGTTGTACTGTTTAGCAGCCTGAGCGGCGGTCGAAGCGTCGCGAGAGGCAATAGCGTATAAGATTACATCCGGATGTGTTTCCGCGGGATGGATAACTGATCAATCGTCGTGAGCCATAATGATCTGCAGACAAGTAGGGGTCATATACCTGCAGCCGCATTGATCTGCGCTGAAGATAGAATCCCTAGCTTCAGCGCTTCGGGGGATTTACGGGGCTTGGagtggagaaatgaagagataTACTGG
Proteins encoded in this window:
- a CDS encoding Tti2 family protein (predicted protein) — translated: MEELRRACREALSQRDSTSSTFPEAQVVNIALPEELDLLWQDVSSQGNSSNLEARGPKDLCRADEHAANSIYSWASDAALPSPVYAQIEETSDEKNDVILEDQLRSRIALSVLATLSESLPVSKAENVADIVIALASFSSTEDPWTTQEAFTYATTLLNAFASTTATNKESNTTFWSVIEKILKDRIRPLFAKTRNPAITSAGRKNFHPVPLPRFDAGILDPETKPWKIQDIYATAVLSWIIQQYKPTNQTNLETHFPLLVPPILALIDDDTSAIKTKGCTLLRNLLTPIQQTKSPILHRTNLTSVFEDALKPCLLSLPTITPEPDSIDLLKEAYPALLTLQKTTYTNTPSPSPQSQSKTQPNKLETYISRLTTTLRENLIPSFHHISSSNTTSLSSDFASFPYPRLSTLLLEQMVPVLGELGIHTTKFLQDIVPILHNTLANPFGPAYPPMLLRAVEVARGVVLNAHPRVWRWRGELLDALCSCWIHVVEEEGEIVERGKRGGESESEGAVMERLKKELRGVVYLLKFALQNSIQVDGGEGQLEAKENLDKELRELVDADESLKGLLLEDIDANDGGFFGEA
- a CDS encoding uncharacterized protein (predicted protein) produces the protein MTYALSFTRYALRARHPKAINSVTARVSSDDPRVDAAMYAYLTFVGPQDTEVHSQIYTDMERQWVVGVVPRFWELPSIEVETERAIIFFYNAMMPHLYHYISVTDKTTGQTRYHKQYKGGPLWGNVTTTGGKGGSSHWSTYRWQLEAFVDAVRGKTPTYWIPGEDSICQMECIDALYQAAGLPHLGCVESA
- a CDS encoding Gfo/Idh/MocA family protein (predicted protein); the encoded protein is MALVAQSATFIHQYISSFLHSKPRKSPEALKLGILSSAQINAAAVIHPAETHPDVILYAIASRDASTAAQAAKQYNITKSYGSYQELLDDPAVDIVYVSTPNGQHYEWTSKALQAGKHVLCEKPFTSNADEAKGLVSLAKEKGLTLEEASPASTAGSCGQRP